A section of the Thermus antranikianii DSM 12462 genome encodes:
- the rpmC gene encoding 50S ribosomal protein L29, whose product MKPSEIRKLSPSEIEKLVREKKRELMELRFQASIGQLSQNHRIRETRRLIARLLTILNEKRRANA is encoded by the coding sequence ATGAAGCCCAGTGAGATCCGTAAGCTCTCTCCCAGTGAGATCGAGAAGCTGGTTCGGGAGAAAAAGCGGGAGCTGATGGAGCTGCGCTTCCAAGCTTCTATCGGCCAGCTTTCCCAGAACCACAGGATTCGGGAGACCAGGCGCCTCATCGCCCGGCTCCTCACGATCCTTAACGAGAAGAGGAGGGCCAATGCCTAA
- the rplP gene encoding 50S ribosomal protein L16: MLMPRRMKYRKQQRGRLKGATKGGDYVAFGDFGLVAMEPAWITSQQIEAARVAMVRHFRRGGKIFIRIFPDKPYTKKPLEVRMGKGKGNVEGYVAVVKPGRVMFEVAGVPEDQALEALRIAGHKLPIKTKIVRRDAYDEAQ, from the coding sequence ATGTTGATGCCCAGGCGCATGAAGTACCGCAAGCAGCAGCGGGGCCGCCTAAAGGGGGCGACCAAGGGCGGCGATTATGTGGCCTTCGGGGACTTCGGCCTGGTGGCCATGGAGCCCGCCTGGATCACCTCCCAGCAGATTGAGGCGGCCCGTGTGGCTATGGTGCGCCATTTCCGCCGCGGGGGCAAGATCTTCATCCGCATCTTCCCCGATAAGCCCTACACCAAGAAGCCCCTCGAGGTGCGAATGGGTAAGGGTAAGGGCAACGTGGAGGGGTACGTGGCGGTGGTGAAGCCGGGCCGGGTGATGTTCGAGGTGGCAGGTGTCCCGGAGGATCAGGCCCTCGAGGCCTTGCGCATTGCTGGCCACAAGCTTCCCATCAAGACCAAGATCGTGAGGAGGGATGCCTACGATGAAGCCCAGTGA
- the rpsC gene encoding 30S ribosomal protein S3 has protein sequence MGNKIHPIGFRLGITRDWESRWYAGKKQYRHLLAEDLKIRELLTKELYPAGLARIDIERAADNVAVTVHVAKPGVVIGRGGEKIKVLRDTLSQLTGKNVALNVQEIQNPNLSAPLVAQRVAEQIERRFAVRRAIKQAVQRIMEAGAKGAKVIVSGRIGGAEQARTEWAAEGRVPLHTLRANIDYGFALARTTYGVLGVKAYVFLGEVIGGQKPKARPEGPKGEEKPRRRRPAVRVKKEE, from the coding sequence ATGGGAAATAAGATCCACCCTATTGGGTTCAGGCTCGGCATCACCCGGGACTGGGAGTCCCGTTGGTATGCGGGCAAGAAGCAGTACCGCCACCTCCTGGCGGAGGACCTGAAGATTCGCGAGCTCCTTACCAAGGAACTCTACCCCGCGGGCCTGGCCCGCATCGACATCGAACGGGCCGCAGACAACGTGGCCGTGACCGTGCATGTGGCCAAGCCCGGCGTGGTCATCGGCCGAGGTGGGGAGAAGATCAAGGTCCTAAGGGATACCCTTTCCCAGCTCACCGGCAAGAATGTGGCCCTGAACGTCCAGGAGATACAAAACCCCAACCTCTCCGCTCCCTTGGTGGCCCAGCGGGTGGCGGAGCAGATCGAACGCCGATTTGCTGTGCGCCGGGCCATCAAGCAAGCGGTGCAGCGGATCATGGAAGCGGGGGCCAAGGGGGCTAAGGTGATCGTCTCCGGCCGTATCGGCGGCGCCGAGCAGGCCCGCACGGAGTGGGCGGCCGAGGGCCGGGTGCCCCTCCACACCCTTCGTGCTAACATAGACTACGGTTTCGCTTTGGCCCGCACCACCTATGGGGTGCTGGGGGTCAAGGCCTACGTGTTCCTGGGCGAGGTGATCGGCGGCCAGAAGCCCAAGGCCCGCCCCGAGGGGCCGAAGGGAGAGGAAAAGCCCCGCCGCCGCCGCCCAGCGGTCCGCGTGAAGAAGGAGGAGTAG
- the rplV gene encoding 50S ribosomal protein L22: MEAKAIARYVRISPRKVRLVVDLIRGKSLEEARAILRYTPKRGAYYVAKVLESAVANAVNNHNMLEDRLFVKAAYVDEGPALKRVLPRARGRADIIKKRTSHITVILGEKHGK; encoded by the coding sequence ATGGAAGCGAAAGCCATTGCCCGTTACGTGCGCATCTCCCCCAGGAAGGTCCGGCTGGTGGTGGACCTGATCCGGGGGAAGAGCCTCGAGGAGGCCCGCGCCATCCTGCGCTACACCCCTAAGCGGGGGGCCTACTACGTGGCCAAGGTGTTGGAGTCCGCCGTGGCCAATGCGGTCAACAACCATAACATGCTTGAGGACCGGCTTTTCGTAAAGGCGGCCTACGTGGACGAGGGGCCTGCTTTGAAGAGGGTGCTCCCCCGGGCCCGGGGCCGGGCGGACATCATCAAGAAGAGGACCAGTCACATCACGGTGATCTTGGGGGAGAAGCATGGGAAATAA
- the rpsS gene encoding 30S ribosomal protein S19 → MPRSLKKGVFVDDHLLRKVLELNAKGEKRLIKTWSRRSTIVPEMVGHTIAVYNGRQHVPVYITENMVGHKLGEFAPTRTYRGHGKEAKATKKK, encoded by the coding sequence ATGCCGCGTAGCTTGAAGAAGGGCGTTTTCGTAGATGACCACCTCTTGAGGAAGGTGCTGGAGCTCAACGCCAAGGGGGAAAAGCGGCTCATCAAGACCTGGAGCCGCCGCTCCACCATCGTTCCCGAGATGGTGGGCCATACCATTGCGGTCTACAACGGCAGGCAGCATGTGCCCGTCTACATTACCGAGAACATGGTGGGGCACAAGCTGGGAGAGTTCGCCCCTACCCGCACCTACCGGGGGCACGGGAAAGAGGCTAAGGCCACCAAGAAGAAGTAG
- the rplB gene encoding 50S ribosomal protein L2, whose product MAVKKFKPYTPSRRFMTVADFSEITKTEPEKSLVKPLKKTGGRNNQGRITVRFRGGGHKRLYRIIDFKRWDKVGIPAKVAAIEYDPNRSARIALLHYADGEKRYIIAPEGLQVGQQVVAGPDAPIQVGNALPLRFIPVGTVVHAVELEPKKGAKLARSAGTGAQIQGREGDYVILRLPSGELRKVHGECYATIGTVGNADHKNIVLGKAGRTRWLGRKPHVRGAAMNPVDHPHGGGEGRAPRGRPPASPWGWQTKGLKTRKRRKPSSRFIIARRK is encoded by the coding sequence ATGGCAGTCAAGAAGTTCAAACCCTACACTCCAAGCCGCCGTTTCATGACGGTGGCGGACTTCTCCGAGATCACCAAGACCGAGCCGGAGAAGTCTTTGGTCAAGCCCCTGAAGAAGACCGGGGGGCGCAACAACCAAGGCCGCATCACGGTTCGCTTCCGGGGGGGCGGCCACAAGCGGCTTTACCGCATCATTGACTTCAAGCGGTGGGACAAGGTGGGCATTCCCGCCAAGGTGGCGGCTATCGAATACGATCCCAACCGCTCCGCCCGCATCGCCCTTCTGCACTACGCCGACGGGGAGAAGCGTTACATCATTGCCCCTGAGGGCCTGCAGGTGGGCCAGCAGGTGGTGGCGGGACCCGATGCTCCCATCCAGGTGGGCAACGCCCTTCCCCTCCGCTTCATCCCCGTGGGTACCGTGGTTCATGCGGTGGAGCTGGAGCCCAAGAAGGGGGCCAAGCTGGCCCGCTCTGCTGGCACCGGGGCTCAGATTCAGGGCCGGGAAGGGGATTACGTGATCCTGCGCCTGCCCTCAGGGGAGCTTAGGAAGGTGCATGGGGAGTGCTACGCCACCATCGGGACTGTGGGCAACGCCGACCACAAGAACATTGTCTTGGGCAAGGCGGGGCGCACCCGCTGGCTGGGCCGCAAGCCCCATGTGCGCGGTGCCGCCATGAACCCGGTGGACCACCCCCACGGCGGTGGTGAGGGCCGGGCACCCAGGGGCCGCCCCCCGGCTTCCCCTTGGGGCTGGCAGACCAAGGGTCTTAAGACCCGGAAGCGGCGGAAGCCCTCGAGCCGCTTCATCATCGCCCGCAGGAAGTGA
- a CDS encoding 50S ribosomal protein L23, with protein MKTAFDVILAPVLSEKAYAGFAQGKYTFWVHPKATKTEIKNAVEEAFKVKVVKVNTVTVRGKKKRLGRYLGKRPDRKKAIVQVAAGQKIEALEGLI; from the coding sequence ATGAAGACTGCTTTTGATGTGATCCTAGCCCCGGTGCTTTCCGAGAAGGCCTATGCGGGTTTTGCCCAAGGCAAGTACACCTTCTGGGTCCACCCCAAGGCTACTAAGACGGAGATTAAAAACGCCGTGGAGGAGGCCTTTAAGGTCAAGGTGGTGAAGGTGAACACCGTGACGGTACGGGGCAAGAAGAAGCGTCTGGGCCGCTATCTGGGTAAGCGCCCCGACCGCAAGAAGGCCATCGTGCAGGTGGCCGCCGGGCAGAAGATCGAGGCCTTGGAGGGCCTCATCTAA
- the rplD gene encoding 50S ribosomal protein L4 gives MVYQIPVLSSSGKRELAADLPQEVNPHLLWEVVRWQLAKRRRGTASTKTRGEVAYSGRKIYPQKHTGRARHGDIGAPIFVGGGVVFGPKPRDYSYTLPKKVRQAGLAMAVADRAREGKLLLVEDFAGVNGKTKEFLAWARAAGLDGSESVLLVTASELVRRAARNLPWVVTLAPEGLNVYDILRTERLVMDMAAWEAFQARVGGEA, from the coding sequence ATGGTGTACCAGATTCCTGTTCTCTCCTCTTCTGGCAAGCGGGAGCTTGCCGCCGACCTCCCTCAGGAGGTTAACCCCCATCTCCTTTGGGAGGTGGTGCGCTGGCAGCTGGCTAAACGGCGGCGCGGCACAGCCAGCACCAAGACCCGGGGCGAGGTGGCCTATTCTGGCCGCAAAATCTACCCCCAGAAGCACACGGGACGGGCCCGCCATGGCGATATCGGGGCTCCCATTTTCGTGGGAGGGGGGGTAGTCTTTGGCCCCAAGCCCCGGGATTACAGCTACACCCTGCCCAAAAAGGTGCGGCAGGCGGGGTTGGCCATGGCCGTGGCCGATCGGGCCAGGGAGGGCAAGCTCCTTCTGGTGGAGGACTTCGCTGGGGTTAACGGCAAGACCAAGGAGTTTCTGGCCTGGGCTAGGGCTGCGGGGCTGGACGGCTCGGAAAGCGTCCTCCTGGTCACGGCCAGCGAGCTGGTGCGCCGGGCTGCCCGGAACCTGCCTTGGGTGGTGACCCTGGCACCGGAGGGGTTAAACGTCTACGACATCCTGCGCACCGAGCGCCTGGTTATGGATATGGCGGCTTGGGAGGCTTTCCAGGCTCGCGTGGGGGGTGAGGCATGA
- the rplC gene encoding 50S ribosomal protein L3 has protein sequence MKGILGMKVGMTRIYREDRAIPVTVILAGPCPVVQRRTPEKDGYTAVQLGFLPQNPKRVNRPMKGHFARAGVGPVRILKEIRDFNPEGDVVTVEIFKAGERVDVTGTSKGRGTAGVMKRWNFAGGPDSHGAHKIHRHPGSIGNRKTPGRVYKGKKMAGRYGAERVTVMNLEVVDVIPEENLLLVKGAVPGPNGGLLVVRETKKVAK, from the coding sequence ACCGGGAGGACCGGGCCATTCCCGTCACCGTGATCCTGGCTGGGCCCTGCCCTGTGGTCCAGCGTCGGACCCCGGAGAAAGACGGGTACACGGCGGTCCAGCTGGGCTTTCTGCCCCAGAATCCCAAGCGGGTCAACCGACCCATGAAGGGGCATTTTGCCCGGGCCGGGGTGGGTCCGGTGCGCATCTTGAAGGAGATCCGCGACTTCAACCCTGAGGGCGACGTAGTAACCGTGGAGATCTTTAAGGCCGGCGAGCGGGTGGACGTGACCGGCACCTCCAAGGGGCGGGGTACGGCGGGGGTGATGAAGCGCTGGAACTTTGCCGGCGGCCCCGATTCCCACGGTGCCCACAAGATCCACCGCCACCCCGGGTCCATCGGGAACCGCAAGACCCCGGGCCGGGTCTATAAGGGCAAGAAGATGGCTGGTCGCTACGGGGCCGAGCGGGTCACGGTGATGAACCTCGAGGTGGTGGACGTCATTCCCGAGGAAAACCTCCTCCTGGTTAAGGGCGCGGTGCCCGGGCCCAACGGGGGTCTTTTGGTGGTGCGGGAGACCAAGAAGGTGGCCAAGTGA